A genomic stretch from Helianthus annuus cultivar XRQ/B chromosome 1, HanXRQr2.0-SUNRISE, whole genome shotgun sequence includes:
- the LOC110871138 gene encoding uncharacterized protein LOC110871138 produces the protein MFREVWFKEARKFGPVVGQVPAPTPLNSTVAEEHDVKFGRVGVKPMIETENLVTDDEETKNEVEQMKSEQAESLVRDLPLMSTENLATLIDKRQRVEPEPSVTEQVSPNAENEPIMQAKPRITTEIAQDEDIPDFFDFEVREPTARSELESSCGVRFDVGSSSSGMSEYDNDLIRMDEKMKFIETLDGDEDEDVGKMQKRVVVLEQDSALKDAQISSLQARVFTKDQIINQLQGDVNLQMSVVFYLKSKLEKKSGQEFAGEHDDPMNVAQHERTAEEKAAADAKREADLNEYLAAAQKKKKKKKKKKK, from the exons ATGTTTAGGGAAGTATGGTTTAAAGAAGCACGCAAGTTTGGACCAGTTGTGGGTCAGGTGCCAGCTCCAACACCGTTAAATTCCACAGTTGCTGAAGAGCACGACGTGAAGTTTGGGAGAGTTGGAGTGAAACCAATGATTGAAACAGAAAATCTAGTGACTGATGATGAAGAAACTAAGAATGAAGTGGAACAGATGAAGTCCGAGCAAGCTGAGTCTTTGGTTAGGGACTTACCGTTAATGAGTACTGAAAATCTTGCTACTTTGATCGA CAAAAGACAACGAGTTGAACCTGAACCGAGTGTTACTGAACAAGTGAGCCCTAATGCTGAAAACGAGCCTATTATGCAAGCCAAGCCTAGAATTACTACTGAAATAGCTCAAGATGAAGATATACCAGATTTCTTTGATTTTGAAGTTCGAGAGCCAACTGCTAGATCAGAACTGGAAAGTTCATGTGGCGTTCGGTTTGATGTTGGTAGTTCGAGTAGTGGTATGTCTGAATATGATAATGATCTGATTCGAATGGATGAGAAGATGAAGTTTATTGAAACCCttgatggtgatgaagatgaagatgttgGGAAGATGCAAAAAAGGGTTGTTGTGTTGGAACAAGATTCTGCTTTGAAAGACGCTCAAATCTCATCTTTGCAAGCTCGAGTGTTTACTAAAGATCAAATAATTAATCAACTGCAAGGTGATGTGAATCTACAGATGTCCGTTGTTTTTTATTTGAAATCCAAATTAGAAAAGAAGTCCGGACAAGAGTTTGCAGGTGAGCATGATGATCCTATGAATGTTGCTCAACATGAACGTACTGCTGAAGAAAAGGCTGCCGCTGACGCTAAAAGAGAAGCAGATTTGAATGAATATTTAGCTGCTgcacagaagaagaagaagaagaagaagaagaagaagaagtag